The following are from one region of the Quercus robur chromosome 1, dhQueRobu3.1, whole genome shotgun sequence genome:
- the LOC126697573 gene encoding uncharacterized protein LOC126697573, translating into MFNEIEGKNDAVAITTFKAGLPADHDLKKSLTGKPVISVRQLMDRIDKYRRVEEDQLQGKGNAKVIPQERRDFRSDRYNSSQPRRDFVGQSGSIDAQVVNAIFREPVQQVLEKIKNEPFFKWPNKMAGEPRKRNPNLYCHYHQDHGHTTDNCRNLWDHLEQLVREGKLKQLLHHSSGRAS; encoded by the coding sequence atgtttaatgaaatagaggGAAAGAACGATGCTGTGGCTATAACCACTTTCAAAGCTGGCCTCCCAGCTGATCACGATTTGAAGAAATCATTGACGGGTAAACCTGTTATCAGTGTGCGCCAACTGATGGACAGAATAGATAAGTACAGAAGGGTAGAGGAAGATCAACTTCAGGGAAAAGGAAATGCCAAGgtgatccctcaggagaggagggattttaGGTCGGATCGTTATAATAGCAGCCAACCCCGGAGGGATTTTGTTGGGCAGTCGGGTTCGATAGACGCACAGGTGGTTAATGCAATATTTCGAGAGCCAGTGCAGCAGGTTTTAGAGAAGATaaagaacgagccattctttaaatggccgaacaagatggcggGAGAGCCTAGGAAACGCAACCCGAACTTatactgccactatcatcaggatcatgggcaCACGACGGATAattgcaggaatttatgggaTCACTTGGAGCAATTGGTCCGTGAAGGGAAATTAAAACAACTCTTGCATCACTCCAGTGGAAGGGCGAGCTAG
- the LOC126697657 gene encoding uncharacterized protein LOC126697657, producing MVGTIQPHEDALVVTLRIGGYDVRRVMVDQGSAVDVMYLDLYKGLGLKPEDLTTYNSPLVSFEGRLVTPKGLIRLPVQSGTDAVEVDFIIVDVFSPYTAIMGRPWLHTLKAVSSTLYQKVKYPSGDQVLEIVGNQAAARQCLVATIQHRPEAEISAMADNEL from the coding sequence ATGGTTGGGACCATACAGCCCCATGAGGATGCTTTGGTGGTAACGTTGAGAATTGGCGGGTACGATGTCAGAAGAGTGATggttgatcagggtagcgctGTGGATGTGATGTATCTAGACTTGTACAAGGGGCTAGGTTTGAAGCCAGAGGACTTAACAACCTATAACTCTCCTCTAGTAAGTTTTGAGGGAAGGTTGGTCACTCCCAAAGGATTGATCAGGCTGCCCGTGCAGTCAGGTACGGATGCAGTAGAGGTGGACTTTATCATCGTAGATGTTTTTTCTCCGTACACGGCTATTAtgggcagaccttggcttcacaCCCTTAAAGCGGTCTCGTCTACTCTATATCAGAAGGTGAAGTACCCATCCGGAGACCAAGTGTTGGAAATAGTAGGGAATCAGGCAGCTGCTCGGCAATGCCTAGTAGCGACTATACAACATCGGCCAGAAGCTGAAATCTCAGCTATGGCCGACAATGAGTTATAG